From a region of the Zingiber officinale cultivar Zhangliang chromosome 4B, Zo_v1.1, whole genome shotgun sequence genome:
- the LOC121977871 gene encoding germin-like protein 8-14, whose product MAQRTRKTIFISLLFFFFFFIFMLSGTMAQDFCVGDLSGAQTPAGFPCKKVAQVTVSDFVFSGLAKAGNTSNIIKAAVTPAFVNQFPAVNGLGISAARLDIAPGGVVPLHTHPAASEFLVVTQGTIAAGFITSSNDVYYTTLRKGDAMVFPQGLLHYQINAGGVTAVAIVSFSSPSPGLQITPIALFGNDLPSALVEAVTFLDDAEVKRLKKVLGGSG is encoded by the coding sequence ATGGCTCAACGAACTAGGAAAACAATTTTCATTTcactactcttcttcttcttcttcttcatcttcatgctCTCTGGCACAATGGCGCAGGACTTCTGCGTGGGGGATCTGTCGGGCGCCCAAACCCCAGCCGGCTTCCCCTGCAAGAAAGTCGCCCAAGTCACCGTCAGCGACTTCGTCTTCTCTGGGCTGGCCAAGGCCGGCAACACCTCCAACATAATCAAGGCGGCCGTGACCCCGGCGTTCGTGAACCAGTTCCCGGCCGTCAACGGGCTCGGCATCTCCGCCGCTCGGCTCGACATCGCCCCCGGCGGCGTCGTGCCCCTCCACACTCACCCGGCTGCCTCCGAGTTTCTAGTCGTCACGCAGGGAACCATCGCTGCCGGCTTCATCACCTCCTCAAACGATGTCTACTACACGACGCTGCGAAAGGGGGATGCGATGGTGTTCCCCCAGGGCTTGCTCCACTACCAGATCAACGCCGGGGGTGTCACAGCCGTGGCCATCGTCAGCTTCAGTAGCCCCAGCCCCGGCCTTCAGATAACCCCCATCGCGCTCTTCGGCAACGACTTGCCGTCCGCGTTGGTGGAGGCCGTTACGTTCCTGGACGACGCAGAGGTGAAGAGGCTCAAGAAAGTTCTTGGAGGATCTGGTTAA